A genomic region of Gossypium hirsutum isolate 1008001.06 chromosome D01, Gossypium_hirsutum_v2.1, whole genome shotgun sequence contains the following coding sequences:
- the LOC107922139 gene encoding serine/threonine-protein kinase D6PK isoform X1 — protein MASKSSVIHSPEKLRKPFGSETGEGNSCRLSPIQITKTSDLAPVTPRIVPKKQNSVVITEGMQPSKPHKLESVDSLMKKVDSGLSLSGRSPEDSREQEKKALEHGIDSASDKSSDGATGLAKTSGSAKVGDHPDYNESGKSCICRGSTSSGVSDESTCSSLSSSINKPHKANDIRWEAIQAVRAKDGVLGLNHFRLLKRLGCGDIGSVYLAELSGTKCYFAMKVMDKASLASCKKLLRAQTEREILQSLDHPFLPTLYTHFETDKFSCLVMEFCPGGDLHTLRQRQPGKHFTELAVKFYVAEVLLALEYLHMLGIVYRDLKPENVLVREDGHIMLSDFDLSLRCAFNPTLVNLSTPESEPLRKNSTYCVQPACIEPSCIQPSCVVPTCFSPRFFSSKSKKDRKPKNEMGNQVSPLPELIAEPTNARSMSFVGTHEYLAPEIIKGQGHGSAVDWWTFGIFLYELLFGKTPFKGSGNRATLFNVVGQPLRFPESPVVSFAARDLIRGLLVKEPQHRLAYKRGATEIKQHPFFEGVNWALIRCASPPEIPKPVEIERIPVPTSSAGDKPAVPVTKDQKNYLEFDFF, from the exons ATGGCCTCAAAATCTAGTGTCATACATTCCCCTGAAAAGCTGAGGAAACCATTTGGTAGCGAAACTGGCGAAGGGAATTCTTGTCGGCTGTCTCCTATACAAATCACAAAGACAAGCGATTTAGCGCCAGTTACTCCAAGGATAGTGCCTAAGAAACAAAATTCTGTTGTAATCACGGAGGGTATGCAGCCATCAAAACCTCATAAATTAGAGTCCGTTGATTCCTTGATGAAGAAAGTAGATTCAGGTCTATCCCTGAGTGGTAGATCACCAGAAGATTCTCGTGAACAAGAAAAGAAAGCATTGGAGCATGGGATTGATTCAGCTTCAGATAAATCTAGTGATGGGGCCACCGGCCTTGCTAAGACTAGCGGAAGTGCCAAAGTTGGTGATCATCCTGATTATAATGAGAGTGGTAAGAGCTGTATTTGCAGAGGTAGCACAAGCAGTGGTGTGAGCGATGAAAGTACGTGTAGCAGCTTAAGTAGTAGTATCAACAAACCTCATAAGGCAAATGATATAAGGTGGGAAGCCATACAGGCTGTCCGAGCGAAAGATGGTGTGTTGGGTTTGAACCATTTCAGATTACTGAAGAGATTAGGCTGTGGGGATATTGGAAGTGTCTATCTTGCAGAATTAAGTGGTACAAAGTGTTATTTTGCAATGAAGGTGATGGACAAAGCATCTTTAGCTAGTTGTAAGAAACTTCTTCGAGCTCAAACAGAGAGAGAAATACTACAATCCCTGGACCATCCCTTCCTTCCAACATTGTATACCCATTTCGAGACTGATAAATTTTCATGTTTAGTGATGGAGTTCTGCCCCGGCGGTGATTTGCATACACTAAGACAGAGACAACCAGGAAAGCATTTTACTGAGCTAGCAGTGAA ATTCTATGTAGCAGAGGTTCTCCTTGCTTTGGAATATCTCCACATGCTTGGTATTGTATATCGTGATCTCAAGCCAGAAAATGTTCTTGTTCGAGAAGACGGACACATAATGCTTTCAGACTTTGATCTTTCCCTCCGTTGTGCTTTCAATCCAACACTAGTCAATTTGTCCACACCTGAGTCTGAACCATTGCGAAAGAATTCAACTTATTGTGTACAACCAGCTTGCATTGAGCCCTCCTGCATCCAGCCATCATGTGTGGTACCTACATGTTTTTCACCTCGCTTCTTTTCATCAAAATCCAAAAAAGACCGCAAGCCGAAGAATGAAATGGGGAACCAAGTCAGTCCATTGCCTGAGCTTATTGCTGAGCCAACCAATGCTCGCTCCATGTCATTTGTGGGAACCCATGAGTACTTGGCTCCCGAAATTATCAAAGGTCAGGGACATGGAAGTGCTGTTGATTGGTGGACTTTCGGGATCTTCTTGTATGAGCTATTGTTTGGTAAAACGCCTTTCAAAGGATCTGGGAACCGAGCGACACTCTTCAATGTCGTAGGGCAACCCTTGAGATTTCCAGAATCACCAGTAGTAAGTTTTGCCGCAAGAGATTTGATAAGAGGTTTGTTGGTCAAAGAACCACAACATAGGTTAGCCTATAAGCGAGGTGCAACTGAGATTAAGCAACACCCTTTCTTTGAAGGTGTAAATTGGGCTTTAATTCGTTGTGCAAGCCCCCCGGAGATTCCAAAACCAGTTGAAATCGAGCGGATTCCAGTCCCCACATCATCAGCTGGCGATAAACCTGCTGTTCCTGTGACCAAGGATCAGAAAAACTATCTggaatttgatttcttttaa
- the LOC107922139 gene encoding serine/threonine-protein kinase D6PKL2 isoform X2, producing the protein MQPSKPHKLESVDSLMKKVDSGLSLSGRSPEDSREQEKKALEHGIDSASDKSSDGATGLAKTSGSAKVGDHPDYNESGKSCICRGSTSSGVSDESTCSSLSSSINKPHKANDIRWEAIQAVRAKDGVLGLNHFRLLKRLGCGDIGSVYLAELSGTKCYFAMKVMDKASLASCKKLLRAQTEREILQSLDHPFLPTLYTHFETDKFSCLVMEFCPGGDLHTLRQRQPGKHFTELAVKFYVAEVLLALEYLHMLGIVYRDLKPENVLVREDGHIMLSDFDLSLRCAFNPTLVNLSTPESEPLRKNSTYCVQPACIEPSCIQPSCVVPTCFSPRFFSSKSKKDRKPKNEMGNQVSPLPELIAEPTNARSMSFVGTHEYLAPEIIKGQGHGSAVDWWTFGIFLYELLFGKTPFKGSGNRATLFNVVGQPLRFPESPVVSFAARDLIRGLLVKEPQHRLAYKRGATEIKQHPFFEGVNWALIRCASPPEIPKPVEIERIPVPTSSAGDKPAVPVTKDQKNYLEFDFF; encoded by the exons ATGCAGCCATCAAAACCTCATAAATTAGAGTCCGTTGATTCCTTGATGAAGAAAGTAGATTCAGGTCTATCCCTGAGTGGTAGATCACCAGAAGATTCTCGTGAACAAGAAAAGAAAGCATTGGAGCATGGGATTGATTCAGCTTCAGATAAATCTAGTGATGGGGCCACCGGCCTTGCTAAGACTAGCGGAAGTGCCAAAGTTGGTGATCATCCTGATTATAATGAGAGTGGTAAGAGCTGTATTTGCAGAGGTAGCACAAGCAGTGGTGTGAGCGATGAAAGTACGTGTAGCAGCTTAAGTAGTAGTATCAACAAACCTCATAAGGCAAATGATATAAGGTGGGAAGCCATACAGGCTGTCCGAGCGAAAGATGGTGTGTTGGGTTTGAACCATTTCAGATTACTGAAGAGATTAGGCTGTGGGGATATTGGAAGTGTCTATCTTGCAGAATTAAGTGGTACAAAGTGTTATTTTGCAATGAAGGTGATGGACAAAGCATCTTTAGCTAGTTGTAAGAAACTTCTTCGAGCTCAAACAGAGAGAGAAATACTACAATCCCTGGACCATCCCTTCCTTCCAACATTGTATACCCATTTCGAGACTGATAAATTTTCATGTTTAGTGATGGAGTTCTGCCCCGGCGGTGATTTGCATACACTAAGACAGAGACAACCAGGAAAGCATTTTACTGAGCTAGCAGTGAA ATTCTATGTAGCAGAGGTTCTCCTTGCTTTGGAATATCTCCACATGCTTGGTATTGTATATCGTGATCTCAAGCCAGAAAATGTTCTTGTTCGAGAAGACGGACACATAATGCTTTCAGACTTTGATCTTTCCCTCCGTTGTGCTTTCAATCCAACACTAGTCAATTTGTCCACACCTGAGTCTGAACCATTGCGAAAGAATTCAACTTATTGTGTACAACCAGCTTGCATTGAGCCCTCCTGCATCCAGCCATCATGTGTGGTACCTACATGTTTTTCACCTCGCTTCTTTTCATCAAAATCCAAAAAAGACCGCAAGCCGAAGAATGAAATGGGGAACCAAGTCAGTCCATTGCCTGAGCTTATTGCTGAGCCAACCAATGCTCGCTCCATGTCATTTGTGGGAACCCATGAGTACTTGGCTCCCGAAATTATCAAAGGTCAGGGACATGGAAGTGCTGTTGATTGGTGGACTTTCGGGATCTTCTTGTATGAGCTATTGTTTGGTAAAACGCCTTTCAAAGGATCTGGGAACCGAGCGACACTCTTCAATGTCGTAGGGCAACCCTTGAGATTTCCAGAATCACCAGTAGTAAGTTTTGCCGCAAGAGATTTGATAAGAGGTTTGTTGGTCAAAGAACCACAACATAGGTTAGCCTATAAGCGAGGTGCAACTGAGATTAAGCAACACCCTTTCTTTGAAGGTGTAAATTGGGCTTTAATTCGTTGTGCAAGCCCCCCGGAGATTCCAAAACCAGTTGAAATCGAGCGGATTCCAGTCCCCACATCATCAGCTGGCGATAAACCTGCTGTTCCTGTGACCAAGGATCAGAAAAACTATCTggaatttgatttcttttaa